In Dermacentor albipictus isolate Rhodes 1998 colony chromosome 6, USDA_Dalb.pri_finalv2, whole genome shotgun sequence, the following proteins share a genomic window:
- the LOC135912338 gene encoding probable serine carboxypeptidase CPVL: MKPSNAWTLLLSVAFLDIVCCSTDSGPLFLTPLIEQNRYDEARTKSRVGLFAKEANAIAHSGFITVNKTAGSNLFFLHVQAQENPLTAPLMLWTQGGPGLSSLFGEFLEIGPLAIGADGRLHKRLETIQNHVSVIYLDVPVGAGYSFTKDPSGYSRSLGDIGAVVIEFLRQFLVLFPEYKERDFYVAGESYGARYGVGIAYQLLTAPVKHVPLKFRGAVAGDGFLGPIVDIADSSEFLYHASMVTQKGRDVFAKQFSIMRSLLADRKAPEALLLLLHTIFTDDTNPTLFQNLTLYNNQASALYSEMPANMRKYYQYANTTGFREAIHVGLDVEFQQNNKVLLVSLAPDYVTDISAKVELLLNTSKVLYYAGQVDTLFPSTNLRAYIRSLNWTGASEYRSAPRDVWKTHGGSDGISGYIVRVRNFTEAVILGAGHYAAVDKPDEANYLIKNFISSNSALGQRARKPSSVIRPFFR; encoded by the exons ATGAAGCCTAGCAACGCCTGGACCCTCCTGCTCTCCGTAGCTTTTCTAGACATTGTTTGCTG TTCTACAGATTCTGGACCACTGTTCTTGACGCCCTTAATCGAGCAGAACAGGTATGACGAAGCAAGGACCAAAAGCAGAGTGGGCTTGTTCGCAAAAGAGGCAAATGCCATAGCTCATTCTGGTTTCATCACTGTGAACAAGACAGCTGGAAGCAACCTGTTCTTTCTTCACGTGCAGGCGCAG GAAAACCCACTGACTGCGCCACTGATGCTATGGACACAAGGCGGTCCAGGTCTGTCCTCCTTATTCGGCGAATTTCTCGAGATCGGACCCCTTGCCATCGGCGCCGACGGAAGGCTACACAAGCGGCTTGAAACAATACAAAATCACGTGAGCGTCATCTACCTCGACGTTCCCGTCGGGGCTGGCTACAGCTTCACGAAAGACCCCTCGGGTTACTCGCGAAGCCTCGGGGACATCGGCGCAGTGGTAATAGAATTCCTGAGACAGTTCTTGGTGCTGTTCCCGGAATACAAGGAGCGAGATTTCTACGTCGCCGGAGAATCGTACGGAG CAAGATACGGCGTTGGAATCGCTTACCAGCTGCTCACTGCGCCAGTCAAGCACGTGCCTCTCAAATTTCGAGGAGCAGTTGCCGGAGACGGTTTCCTGGGACCTATCGTGGACATAGCAGACTCCAGCGAATTTCTCTACCATGCTTCGATGGTCACTCAGAAAGGCCGCGATGTTTTCGCGAAGCAGTTTTCCATCATGAGGAGCCTCTTGGCAGACCGCAAGGCGCCGGAAGCCTTGCTACTTTTGCTCCATACAATATTCACTGATGACACCAACCCTACCTTGTTTCAAAACCTCACGCTGTACAATAACCAAGCGAGCGCTCTGTACTCCGAGATGCCGGCAAACATGCGTAAATACTATCAGTACGCCAACACGACAGGATTCAGAGAAGCGATTCACGTCGGGTTGGACGTCGAGTTTCAACAGAACAACAAAGTTCTCTTGGTCAGCCTAGCCCCTGACTACGTCACAGACATTAGCGCAAAAGTAGAGCTGCTCCTGAATACGAGTAAAGTGCTGTACTACGCGGGCCAAGTGGACACGCTGTTTCCTTCAACCAATCTGCGAGCCTACATCCGTAGCTTGAACTGGACTGGTGCTTCAGAATACCGAAGTGCACCTCGAGATGTCTGGAAGACACACGGAGGTTCCGATGGAATAAGTGGCTACATAGTTCGAGTGCGCAATTTCACTGAGGCAGTGATACTCGGAGCGGGTCACTACGCTGCTGTAGACAAACCCGATGAGGCCAATTATCTTATAAAGAATTTTATAAGTTCAAATTCGGCGTTAGGACAACGCGCACGCAAGCCTAGCAGTGTAATTCGGCCATTTTTCCGATAA